From the genome of Aquila chrysaetos chrysaetos chromosome 12, bAquChr1.4, whole genome shotgun sequence, one region includes:
- the LOC115348708 gene encoding pancreatic alpha-amylase isoform X2, with the protein MGICFLLLIVGVCWAQYDPNTEAGRTSIVHLFEWRWVDIALECERYLAPNGFGGVQISPPNENVIVTDPWQPWWERYQPISYKLCSRSGNETEFRDMVTRCNNVGVHIYVDAVINHMCGTNAGAGDHATCGSYFNAKTEDFPAVPYSGWDFNDGKCKSRSGDIENYHDISQVRDCRLVSLLDLALEKDYVRSKVAEYMNYLIDIGVAGFRIDAAKHMWPGDVKAILDKLKDLNTKWFSAGAKPFIYQEVIDLGGEPIKGSDYFGNGRVTEFKYGAKLGTVIRKWNGEKMAYLKNWGEGWGFVPSDRALVFVDNHDNQRGHGAGGASILTFWDSRLYKMAVGFMLAHPYGFTRVMSSFRWPRSFVNGRDVNDWVGPPSNSDGSTKPVAINADTTCGNDWVCEHRWRQIKNMVIFRNVVDGQPFSNWWDNGSNQVAFGRGSKGFIVFNNDDWNMNVNVQTGLPAGTYCDVISGQKEDDRCTGKEVHVSGDGMANFQISNNAEDPFVAIHVNAKL; encoded by the exons ATGGgtatctgttttcttctgttaattgTAGGGGTTTGCTGGGCACAGTACGACCCCAATACTGAGGCTGGGAGGACGTCTATTGTACATCTCTTTGAATGGCGCTGGGTGGATATTGCTCTTGAGTGTGAACGCTATTTAGCTCCTAATGGATTTGGAGGAGTTCAG ATTTCAcctccaaatgaaaatgttattgttaCTGACCCCTGGCAACCATGGTGGGAAAGATACCAGCCCATCAGCTACAAGCTGTGCTCGCGATCTggaaatgaaactgaatttagAGACATGGTGACCAGGTGCAACAATGTTGGA GTACATATTTATGTGGATGCAGTAATCAACCATATGTGCGGAACTAATGCTGGTGCTGGCGACCATGCTACTTGTGGAAGCTACTTCAATGCAAAGACTGAGGATTTTCCAGCTGTGCCATATTCTGGCTGGGACTTTAATGATGGTAAATGTAAATCTAGAAGTGGAGACATTGAGAATTATCATGATATATCTCAG GTCCGGGACTGTCGCTTGGTTAGCCTTCTTGATCTGGCCCTAGAGAAGGACTACGTACGCTCAAAAGTTGCCGAGTACATGAACTACCTCATTGATATCGGCGTAGCAGGCTTCCGAATTGATGCTGCCAAGCATATGTGGCCTGGGGATGTGAAGGCAATTTTAGACAAGCTGAAAGATCTAAATACAAAATGGTTTTCTGCAGGAGCAAAACCTTTCATTTACCAGGAG GTAATTGACTTGGGTGGAGAGCCGATCAAAGGCAGTGACTACTTTGGAAACGGCCGAGTGACAGAGTTCAAATACGGTGCAAAACTGGGGACAGTGATCCGCAAGTGGAATGGAGAGAAGATGGCCTACTTAAA GAACTGGGGAGAAGGCTGGGGCTTCGTGCCTTCCGACAGAGCCCTGGTCTTTGTGGATAATCACGACAACCAGCGGGGGCATGGGGCTGGTGGAGCTTCCATTCTAACCTTCTGGGACTCCAG GCTTTATAAAATGGCCGTTGGTTTCATGCTTGCTCACCCATATGGGTTCACACGTGTGATGTCAAGTTTTCGCTGGCCAAGATCTTTTGTGAATGGACGG GACGTCAATGACTGGGTTGGACCACCGAGTAACTCGGATGGATCAACAAAGCCTGTTGCAATCAATGCAGACACTACCTGTGGCAACGACTGGGTTTGTGAACATCGCTGGCGTCAAATAAA GAACATGGTTATCTTCCGTAACGTGGTGGACGGTCAGCCTTTCTCCAACTGGTGGGACAACGGCAGCAATCAAGTAGCTTTTGGCCGTGGTAGTAAAGGCTTCATCGTTTTTAATAATGACGACTG GAATATGAATGTCAATGTGCAAACTGGACTGCCTGCTGGTACCTACTGTGATGTTATTTCTGGACAAAAGGAGGACGACAGATGCACTGGAAAAGAGGTGCATGTTTCTGGTGATGGAATGGCTAATTTCCAGATTAGTAACAATGCTGAAGATCCATTCGTTGCAATTCATGTTAATGCCAAGTTGTAA